The DNA region CACATACTTCGGCCACCCGAACCCACCCAAATCCCTCCCGCTCCCAGGGCAAAGTTAGGGTCCCTCCCTTGAACTTCTAGCAGGATCTTCCCGCCTTTGTCCGGACCCCTCCTCCCACTGTTGAGCCCCAAGACCCACCGGGCAACCCTGCCACCCCCTCCCCGGGTACCCTGGCGGCCCTGCTGCCCACAGGCAGAGTCCGCCGCATTACCTAGAAGCAGCAGGCGGTGTGTACACATGTAACCCATCTTCTCGCCCTGAAGTTGCTTGTCGATGAGCTTGCTGCGTTTCTTCGCTGCGCGCTTCTGGGCGCGCATCTCAATGGCTTCTTTGCGTATCTGTCTGCGCTTCTCCGCCAGAGATACCTTCTTGGCCTTGGTGGGGCTCGCAGGGGCTTTGGGCTGGGGACTCTCAGAAAGACCGAAGCAGCCTCCGAAGGCTTGCACGAGGAAGTTGCGGAGTAAGTTGCGCCGGGGCTTTCGGCGACGGCGATTTCGGCGCTGCAACCACTGGAAGCAGCCGGAGGTCCCATCTTCGGACTCATCGCTGGAGGAATCGTCGTCGCCGATTGCCTCCTCCTCATACCTGCTGCAGCCTCGGCCACGCTCAGCCCTAACCTGCCAGGCAGACGCCCGAATAGGCCGCGGAGTAGGCGGGTCAGCAGCCTGGATCTCGGGGCTGGGGGGTCTAAGGTGATGGAGATTGCGTCTGGCCCCTGAGACATAGCCGGCAGCGGCTGCCCGGGCGGCAGCGGCTGCCCGGGCGGCAGCGGCTGCTCGGGCGGCAGGAGGGATACGGGCTGCAGTGACTGCCCTGGGGATTGGTTTTGCTGGGGCAGCAGGGACTCTTCTGGCACCAGGATCTTTTGGGGCGACAGAAGCTGCCCCGGTGCCGGGATCTGCTGGGGTGACAGGGGCTCCCTGGACATCTGGATCAGCTGGGGCTCCCTGGGCGGTATCTTTTTCAGCTGGTTCTCCCTGGGCAGCATCTTTTTCAGCTGGGGCTCCCTGGGCAGCATCTTTTTCAGCTGGGATGGCGGGAGCTGTCCCGGCGTCTTGATCGGCTGGGGCGACCGGGTCTCCTCCGGCATCTGGGTCTCCTCCGGCATCTGGGTCTTCTCCGGCATCTGGATCAACTGGGGCTCCCTGGGCGGTGTCGGAAGCGGCTGGAACAGCAGGGTCTGCCCCGGCATCAGGATCTGCTGGCGTGGCAGGGTCTGCCCCAGCGTCTGCATCTGCTGAGGCTGCTGGGGCTGCTCCGGTGTCAGGATCCGCTGGGTTGGTGTCAGGATCCGCTGGGTTGGTGTCAGCATCCGTTGGGTCGGCAGGGTCTGCCCGGATGTCGGGATCGGGATCGGCTGAGGCGGTAGGGGATCCGTCCCCTGGAGAGGGGACTTTTCCTTCCTCCGCAGCAGCGGTAGCCGAGCCTCCTTCCATCTCGGCTGCTTCTCCCTCAACTGGGGGTCTCTCTGCTCGCTCTCTCTTATCTGGGGCTCCGGAGACCTCGATGGGCGGGCCATCATTCGCGATTGGGGGGCTGTCCATGTTGACGGGAGCGTCGTCGACCCCATTGGGGGCGCTGCCAATCTCGAGCGGGGGTCCGGAGATCTCCATCGGGGGGCTATCGACCGCGAAGTTAGAAGCAGGTCTGATAGCTTCTCCGGCTGGGCTGCCGATGGCGCCTGGGACCCAGAGGGCTGGCGCGTTTGCGGAGGGAGCGAGGCTGACCGCACTCGGGACCGCGATTGCCGTGAACTGGCTGCCACCGACGACTTGTGGGATAACTCGGGGGAGCCCGGGAGGTGGGCTGTCATCCCCAAATGCTTCTCTATCAAGCTCAAATGGCATAGTCTCCTCAAGGGGAGGGCTACATCCTCCTCTGAAGCCAGCATTTGCAGGCTGGAGGACTCTGGGCTCCTCTGGAGGAGCTCCAGGGACCCTTGCACCTGGGCCTCCCGGAGCAAGGTCTGGGACCTGTAAGAGAGGTTGGCTGCAGACTCCCTGGGTAGGCTGGTCGAACTCAAAGGGCATAGCTTCTTCTGGTGGAGGACTGTATCCTCCCAGGCCTGGTCTTTCACCCCTGAAGGTTCCGGGCTCCATGAGTGCTGGGCTGAAGGCCTCGAGGCCTGCAGGGGGCCCAATGGGGAACCCAGGCATCTCCTGGGTAGGCCAGAAACCTCCCAAGCTGGGCTGCTCGACCTCGAAGGGCATGGCTTCCTCAGGAGGTGGGCTGTAGCCTCCGCTTGCTCTGGCTTCCTCGAAGGTCTCGTTGAGGCCCTGGAAGTTAGGCCTGGAGACTTCTGGGGGTCCACAGGCCTCGTCACTCTCGGTGGGGATGGGCTCATTGTGAGGCGATTGGGTCTCCATCTCTTCGGCTGGGCTAGGCCCAGCACCGGGGGCAGCTGCCCCTGGGGCCTCCAAGGGTGGTTGCTCGGGCTGTTCCCCGATTTCAGGGGGGATATTGCGTTGTCCTGACATATTATTGCCGTCGAGGCGGTTGCGCATGCCCATAACAGGGTGGCGGTCTCTTAAAATATATTGGGGCTCCGTAAGACGGAGCACCCAACCAAACTAGggtcaaaaattattttcaaaaaatatcaaaGTACTAGTTGGAAAGTTCTCCAACCTTATTTTCCAACCCTTATGAGGTTGGGGACTCAGAACCTGGAATCCCTGACCATGGCAGAAGCAACTCGGTTCTTGCTGGTGGAGTCTTGACTCCTTCCTGGTCACTTTTATCCCctcaggctgtcccctggccagCCACCCCTTGGCCTACCCTTGTTGCCCTCTTCTCTTTCAATGCTCCAGGCCAGCTCCGCCTGCTTGAATATGAGGAGCGTGCCGATTCGGTCCGAAAATCGCCAGTTGCGCGCTCTCTCTGCCACCAGAGGACGCCGGTCCCGGTGAAGAGCTGGATCCGGCTCCAGGAGACCGCTTCAGGCTCCAGCAGCCCCGGACTTTGGGTAAGGGGGCTGATGAGCGCAGGCCTCGCAGGGATGTTTtggctccttcctctcctctccctgactGATTTGGAGTCTTTCTCCTCGCCTCTCCCTTGGCCAGAGAGAAAGCGCTCCTGCGTTGCAGGACACGTGACCAAGACGTGGGCCTCGGGATGCTGGAGTACAGGAGCTGAAACCCTCCCTCCCCAACTGATtctcccggggggggggggggagggactGCAGGAGGGTTTGTATCACCCCAGAATACCTTTGAACCCCTTAGCTGAACCCCCAGTCCCAGGCAGCCACAGATCTTGAGCTCCAAGTACGGAGAATGAGGCTGCAGATGTCTGGGAAGGGGGTATTAATGCGCGCACCGGAATGCGACAGGTGGTCGTGAGCCCACCAGAGGGGTGGAGAGGAGACGTGGATGAGGGGCTGCAAAGTGCGAACACATCATTTGTTTTGAAGACGTTCTAGGTTACTTTCTGCTGCTTTTGCAGCTTTTGTTTGTCGTTTGCCGAGACTGGCTCCGGTAAAGCACTTAAATATCCCCCAACCCCTTCACGCTTTCGGGGTCTCGGCAGTGGCCTCGTGTGGCGCAGGCAGGATTCTCCAGTTTATGTGGATGGTGACGCAGGGGAATAAAAGAGGGTCTTAAGCGTGCATGACAGAGAATCTAGCAAAGCCCCCTAGGTGGAAGCTGCCGCCGCAATGATGGGGGAGACGGTGCGGGGCACACAGTGAGACCCTACCCAGCTCAGGCCTTAGACTTCCGCATCCTGGGAAAGGGTTAAAGAGGGTTTTTGTAGAGGTTTATGGCCGATTTAGGGTGGTCTCAAAGACTAGAAAACGCTACGCGCCTAACCCACGGTTTCTCGACCGTGCCGCGCCGGCAACGGCGGCAGCGATGCGCTGATTCCGGCTTCGGGCGCCAGCTACAGCTGGCTGCAGGGTCGGTCCGCCAGTACCTCTAATCAATCTCTAGCCCCCTGCCAGTCCGTCTCCTTCCGGGTATGATCCTAAAACACCCGCTTTACTTTTCCACTGTTGTAGTTTGCCGAGGTGGCACTAAGCGCGGCCACAAACCCAGCGCTCGCCCGCAGAGCTGCGCGCCTCTTCCGGAACCACGGTGGACTCCAAACCCACAGAGGGTAAATAACCACATCACCTGGTGGGCTCGATGCATGAACACACACTGCTTTGGGTCTGGCGTCTGCAGAGGGATTTGAGTCTGGGGGAAAATTGCCGCTCCTAGATCACGTAAAACCCGGCACGCACGCATCGTGGTCAGTCTCACTAGCAGGTGACAGGGATTTTCAAACCTCCTTCAGTTGCAAGAGTAGGTGGGCAGCGGGCAGTGATCACCTTGCCCGCAGAATTTGTGGCGGAGGGACGCCAGATGAGTGTTACGCGAGGTGGGCTGCGGCAAGAAAGGCGCGCCGCACAGATCGCGGTACACGCGCCTCAGGCAGAGGAGCTACTGCACGGTCTGGTTCCGCTAAGTTTAATGTATCCTTCTTTGAACCAGGGTACCACCGCCACGGCACACTATTGTCCCTCTGTACCACCATCCACGTGGCCGCGCTGCGCGGAGGAAAGCTGACAAAGTCGG from Ictidomys tridecemlineatus isolate mIctTri1 chromosome 5, mIctTri1.hap1, whole genome shotgun sequence includes:
- the LOC101971027 gene encoding guanine nucleotide-binding protein G(s) subunit alpha isoforms XLas isoform X4 translates to MGMRNRLDGNNMSGQRNIPPEIGEQPEQPPLEAPGAAAPGAGPSPAEEMETQSPHNEPIPTESDEACGPPEVSRPNFQGLNETFEEARASGGYSPPPEEAMPFEVEQPSLGGFWPTQEMPGFPIGPPAGLEAFSPALMEPGTFRGERPGLGGYSPPPEEAMPFEFDQPTQGVCSQPLLQVPDLAPGGPGARVPGAPPEEPRVLQPANAGFRGGCSPPLEETMPFELDREAFGDDSPPPGLPRVIPQVVGGSQFTAIAVPSAVSLAPSANAPALWVPGAIGSPAGEAIRPASNFAVDSPPMEISGPPLEIGSAPNGVDDAPVNMDSPPIANDGPPIEVSGAPDKRERAERPPVEGEAAEMEGGSATAAAEEGKVPSPGDGSPTASADPDPDIRADPADPTDADTNPADPDTNPADPDTGAAPAASADADAGADPATPADPDAGADPAVPAASDTAQGAPVDPDAGEDPDAGGDPDAGGDPVAPADQDAGTAPAIPAEKDAAQGAPAEKDAAQGEPAEKDTAQGAPADPDVQGAPVTPADPGTGAASVAPKDPGARRVPAAPAKPIPRAVTAARIPPAARAAAAARAAAAARAAAAGYVSGARRNLHHLRPPSPEIQAADPPTPRPIRASAWQVRAERGRGCSRYEEEAIGDDDSSSDESEDGTSGCFQWLQRRNRRRRKPRRNLLRNFLVQAFGGCFGLSESPQPKAPASPTKAKKVSLAEKRRQIRKEAIEMRAQKRAAKKRSKLIDKQLQGEKMGYMCTHRLLLLGAGESGKSTIVKQMRILHVNGFNGDEKATKVQDIKNNLKEAIETIVAAMSNLVPPVELANPENQFRVDYILSVMNVPDFDFPPEFYEHAKALWEDEGVRACYERSNEYQLIDCAQYFLDKIDVIKQADYVPSDQDLLRCRVLTSGIFETKFQVDKVNFHMFDVGGQRDERRKWIQCFNDVTAIIFVVASSSYNMVIREDNQTNRLQEALNLFKSIWNNRWLRTISVILFLNKQDLLAEKVLAGKSKIEDYFPEFARYTTPEDATPEPGEDPRVTRAKYFIRDEFLRISTASGDGRHYCYPHFTCAVDTENIRRVFNDCRDIIQRMHLRQYELL
- the LOC101971027 gene encoding guanine nucleotide-binding protein G(s) subunit alpha isoforms XLas isoform X3 — protein: MGMRNRLDGNNMSGQRNIPPEIGEQPEQPPLEAPGAAAPGAGPSPAEEMETQSPHNEPIPTESDEACGPPEVSRPNFQGLNETFEEARASGGYSPPPEEAMPFEVEQPSLGGFWPTQEMPGFPIGPPAGLEAFSPALMEPGTFRGERPGLGGYSPPPEEAMPFEFDQPTQGVCSQPLLQVPDLAPGGPGARVPGAPPEEPRVLQPANAGFRGGCSPPLEETMPFELDREAFGDDSPPPGLPRVIPQVVGGSQFTAIAVPSAVSLAPSANAPALWVPGAIGSPAGEAIRPASNFAVDSPPMEISGPPLEIGSAPNGVDDAPVNMDSPPIANDGPPIEVSGAPDKRERAERPPVEGEAAEMEGGSATAAAEEGKVPSPGDGSPTASADPDPDIRADPADPTDADTNPADPDTNPADPDTGAAPAASADADAGADPATPADPDAGADPAVPAASDTAQGAPVDPDAGEDPDAGGDPDAGGDPVAPADQDAGTAPAIPAEKDAAQGAPAEKDAAQGEPAEKDTAQGAPADPDVQGAPVTPADPGTGAASVAPKDPGARRVPAAPAKPIPRAVTAARIPPAARAAAAARAAAAARAAAAGYVSGARRNLHHLRPPSPEIQAADPPTPRPIRASAWQVRAERGRGCSRYEEEAIGDDDSSSDESEDGTSGCFQWLQRRNRRRRKPRRNLLRNFLVQAFGGCFGLSESPQPKAPASPTKAKKVSLAEKRRQIRKEAIEMRAQKRAAKKRSKLIDKQLQGEKMGYMCTHRLLLLGAGESGKSTIVKQMRILHVNGFNGDSEKATKVQDIKNNLKEAIETIVAAMSNLVPPVELANPENQFRVDYILSVMNVPDFDFPPEFYEHAKALWEDEGVRACYERSNEYQLIDCAQYFLDKIDVIKQADYVPSDQDLLRCRVLTSGIFETKFQVDKVNFHMFDVGGQRDERRKWIQCFNDVTAIIFVVASSSYNMVIREDNQTNRLQEALNLFKSIWNNRWLRTISVILFLNKQDLLAEKVLAGKSKIEDYFPEFARYTTPEDATPEPGEDPRVTRAKYFIRDEFLRISTASGDGRHYCYPHFTCAVDTENIRRVFNDCRDIIQRMHLRQYELL
- the LOC101971027 gene encoding guanine nucleotide-binding protein G(s) subunit alpha isoforms XLas isoform X2 is translated as MGMRNRLDGNNMSGQRNIPPEIGEQPEQPPLEAPGAAAPGAGPSPAEEMETQSPHNEPIPTESDEACGPPEVSRPNFQGLNETFEEARASGGYSPPPEEAMPFEVEQPSLGGFWPTQEMPGFPIGPPAGLEAFSPALMEPGTFRGERPGLGGYSPPPEEAMPFEFDQPTQGVCSQPLLQVPDLAPGGPGARVPGAPPEEPRVLQPANAGFRGGCSPPLEETMPFELDREAFGDDSPPPGLPRVIPQVVGGSQFTAIAVPSAVSLAPSANAPALWVPGAIGSPAGEAIRPASNFAVDSPPMEISGPPLEIGSAPNGVDDAPVNMDSPPIANDGPPIEVSGAPDKRERAERPPVEGEAAEMEGGSATAAAEEGKVPSPGDGSPTASADPDPDIRADPADPTDADTNPADPDTNPADPDTGAAPAASADADAGADPATPADPDAGADPAVPAASDTAQGAPVDPDAGEDPDAGGDPDAGGDPVAPADQDAGTAPAIPAEKDAAQGAPAEKDAAQGEPAEKDTAQGAPADPDVQGAPVTPADPGTGAASVAPKDPGARRVPAAPAKPIPRAVTAARIPPAARAAAAARAAAAARAAAAGYVSGARRNLHHLRPPSPEIQAADPPTPRPIRASAWQVRAERGRGCSRYEEEAIGDDDSSSDESEDGTSGCFQWLQRRNRRRRKPRRNLLRNFLVQAFGGCFGLSESPQPKAPASPTKAKKVSLAEKRRQIRKEAIEMRAQKRAAKKRSKLIDKQLQGEKMGYMCTHRLLLLGAGESGKSTIVKQMRILHVNGFNGEGGEEDPQAARSNSDGEKATKVQDIKNNLKEAIETIVAAMSNLVPPVELANPENQFRVDYILSVMNVPDFDFPPEFYEHAKALWEDEGVRACYERSNEYQLIDCAQYFLDKIDVIKQADYVPSDQDLLRCRVLTSGIFETKFQVDKVNFHMFDVGGQRDERRKWIQCFNDVTAIIFVVASSSYNMVIREDNQTNRLQEALNLFKSIWNNRWLRTISVILFLNKQDLLAEKVLAGKSKIEDYFPEFARYTTPEDATPEPGEDPRVTRAKYFIRDEFLRISTASGDGRHYCYPHFTCAVDTENIRRVFNDCRDIIQRMHLRQYELL
- the LOC101971027 gene encoding guanine nucleotide-binding protein G(s) subunit alpha isoforms XLas isoform X1, with the protein product MGMRNRLDGNNMSGQRNIPPEIGEQPEQPPLEAPGAAAPGAGPSPAEEMETQSPHNEPIPTESDEACGPPEVSRPNFQGLNETFEEARASGGYSPPPEEAMPFEVEQPSLGGFWPTQEMPGFPIGPPAGLEAFSPALMEPGTFRGERPGLGGYSPPPEEAMPFEFDQPTQGVCSQPLLQVPDLAPGGPGARVPGAPPEEPRVLQPANAGFRGGCSPPLEETMPFELDREAFGDDSPPPGLPRVIPQVVGGSQFTAIAVPSAVSLAPSANAPALWVPGAIGSPAGEAIRPASNFAVDSPPMEISGPPLEIGSAPNGVDDAPVNMDSPPIANDGPPIEVSGAPDKRERAERPPVEGEAAEMEGGSATAAAEEGKVPSPGDGSPTASADPDPDIRADPADPTDADTNPADPDTNPADPDTGAAPAASADADAGADPATPADPDAGADPAVPAASDTAQGAPVDPDAGEDPDAGGDPDAGGDPVAPADQDAGTAPAIPAEKDAAQGAPAEKDAAQGEPAEKDTAQGAPADPDVQGAPVTPADPGTGAASVAPKDPGARRVPAAPAKPIPRAVTAARIPPAARAAAAARAAAAARAAAAGYVSGARRNLHHLRPPSPEIQAADPPTPRPIRASAWQVRAERGRGCSRYEEEAIGDDDSSSDESEDGTSGCFQWLQRRNRRRRKPRRNLLRNFLVQAFGGCFGLSESPQPKAPASPTKAKKVSLAEKRRQIRKEAIEMRAQKRAAKKRSKLIDKQLQGEKMGYMCTHRLLLLGAGESGKSTIVKQMRILHVNGFNGEGGEEDPQAARSNSDGSEKATKVQDIKNNLKEAIETIVAAMSNLVPPVELANPENQFRVDYILSVMNVPDFDFPPEFYEHAKALWEDEGVRACYERSNEYQLIDCAQYFLDKIDVIKQADYVPSDQDLLRCRVLTSGIFETKFQVDKVNFHMFDVGGQRDERRKWIQCFNDVTAIIFVVASSSYNMVIREDNQTNRLQEALNLFKSIWNNRWLRTISVILFLNKQDLLAEKVLAGKSKIEDYFPEFARYTTPEDATPEPGEDPRVTRAKYFIRDEFLRISTASGDGRHYCYPHFTCAVDTENIRRVFNDCRDIIQRMHLRQYELL